Part of the Planctomycetota bacterium genome is shown below.
CGGGATGGGGCCCTCATCGACCTTCTCGAAGAGGGGCGGCGGGGCGCAGGAAGCGGCCAGGCCGGCCAAAGCGGCCGCGGCGAAGAAGCGCAGCGCCATACGACACCTCCCAAAACGGCGTCTCCTTTGAGGATTCTACGCTATCCGACCCTCTGAATACCTGACGGTTACGAAATCGGTTTCCCCACCGGCGGCGCGCCGGCGCAAAAAAGCCTTGCCTCCCGCCCGCGGGACCGCTAAGAATAAAAGCCCTCCCCGAACGGAACGTGGGCGGGTGGTGGAATTGGCAGACACGTACGTTTGAGGGGCGTATGCCGCAAGGCGTGCGAGTTCGAGTCTCGCCCCGCCCACCAACCCCCCTCCCGTGACCCCAATCCCGAACCCCTCTTGACAAACCCCCGCGAGTAGAGTATAACGTTACTACCTATGGGAAACCGGGAGAAGCTCATCGCCACCGCCGCGGAGATCTTCGGCCGCCGGGGGTATCAGGCCACCAGCGTGGACCACATCCTCGAGGCCGCCGGGGTTTCCCCATCCAACTTTTACTATCATTTCAAGTCCAAGGAAACCCTGGCGTACGAGGTCCTCGAACGCACCTTCGAGGAGCTGCGCAAGGAGATCGCTCCGATCTTCGTGAACCGGCGGCTGGCGCCCCTCGAAAAACTCCAACAGCTTCACCGGCTGTTCGTCAAAAAGATGGAGGAAAACGGGTGCCGGGGCGGCTGCCCCCTCGGCAACCTCGCCCAGGAGCTCTCGGACTCCCATCCGGGATTCCGGCAGCGCCTGGCCGAGTTTTTCGAGGAGTGCATGGCGGGAATCGCCGACATCGTGGCCCAGGGCGTCCGGGAGGGAACGTTCCGGCGGGACGTGGACCCCCGCGCGGCGTCGTACCTCCTTTTCGGCTCGATCGAGGGGCTGATCCTTCTTTCGAAAAGCCTTAAGGACGTGGCGCCGCTGGAGCGGGGATTCCGGCAGGCCCTGGAGCTTTTGGCGAACCCAAATTAGATACCGTCGTTTCTAAGTAGAGGGGCGTCATGGAAACGAAGTTCGAGCACCTGATCGAGACCCACCGTCCCGCGCTCCTGCGCGCGGCGCTGAAGTTCTGCCACGGCGACGAAGCTCTGGCCGAGGACATGGTGCAGGAAACCTACGTGAAGGCCCTGCGTCATGCCGACCGCTTCGTCCCCGGCACGAACCTCCGCGCCTGGCTCATGAGGATCCTCTACAACAACGTCATGAGCGCCTACCGGCACAAGCAGGTCGCGCGCGAGGGCCCCTATCCCGAGGGC
Proteins encoded:
- a CDS encoding TetR/AcrR family transcriptional regulator; the encoded protein is MGNREKLIATAAEIFGRRGYQATSVDHILEAAGVSPSNFYYHFKSKETLAYEVLERTFEELRKEIAPIFVNRRLAPLEKLQQLHRLFVKKMEENGCRGGCPLGNLAQELSDSHPGFRQRLAEFFEECMAGIADIVAQGVREGTFRRDVDPRAASYLLFGSIEGLILLSKSLKDVAPLERGFRQALELLANPN
- a CDS encoding RNA polymerase sigma factor: METKFEHLIETHRPALLRAALKFCHGDEALAEDMVQETYVKALRHADRFVPGTNLRAWLMRILYNNVMSAYRHKQVAREGPYPEGFDPVEEEPADLEVSDELARAVSDLPEDYRKVFLMAALEDSPYQVIAEKLGIPVGTVMSRLWRARRTLKRRLASSVSLN